In one window of Electrophorus electricus isolate fEleEle1 chromosome 15, fEleEle1.pri, whole genome shotgun sequence DNA:
- the gmfg gene encoding glia maturation factor gamma: MSSSLVVCEVDPSLQEKLKMFRFRKETNNAAILMKIDMEKQLVILEEEYEDISLDDLREELPERQPRYIVYSYKLVHADGRVSYPLCFIFSSPVGCKPEQQMMYAGSKNRLVQSAELTKVFEIRNADDLTEEWLKEKLSFFH, from the exons TCAAGCTCACTGGTAGTATGTGAGGTGGACCCAAGCCTACAAGAAAAACTGAAGATGTTTCGTTTTCGGAAAGAGACCAACAATGCTGCCATTCTGA TGAAAATTGATATGGAGAAACAACTGGTGATCTTAGAAGAGGAGTATGAA GACATCTCACTGGATGACCTGAGAGAGGAGCTTCCAGAGCGGCAGCCCAG ATATATAGTCTACAGCTACAAACTGGTTCATGCAGATGGACGAGTGTCTTACCCTCTCTGTTTCATCTTCTCCAGTCCTGTGG GCTGCAAGCCGGAACAGCAGATGATGTACGCTGGCAGCAAAAACAGGCTGGTTCAATCAGCTGAACTCACCAAG GTGTTTGAGATTCGGAATGCAGACGACCTGACCGAGGAGTGGTTGAAGGAAAAGCTGTCTTTCTTTCACTGA